AGGAGCCGTGAGTGCAGGTAGAAAACATCGCCCGGATACGCCTCCCGACCCGGGGGGCGGCGCAGCAGCAGTGACATAGCCCGGTAGGCCTCGGCCTGTTTGGTCAGGTCATCGAAGATGATCAAGACGTGTTTACCCTGGTACATCCAGTGCTGGCCGATAGCTGAGCCAGAATACGGGGCGATGTATTTGTAGCCTGCGGGGTCGGAGGCGGGGGCATGCACGATGGTGGTGTACTCCAGCGCCCCGGCCTTCTCAAGGGTGCTGCGCACCTCTGCGACGGTGGATCCCTTCTGCCCGATCGCCACATAGATGCAACGAACCTGCTGCGTGGAGTCTCCGGTCTCCCAGTTGGCTTTCTGGTTGATGATCGTGTCGATCGCGATGGCGGTCTTTCCGGTTTTGCGGTCACCGATGATCAACTGGCGCTGTCCCCGGCCGATCGGAGTCATCGCGTCGATGGCCTTGATGCCTGTCTGCAGCGGCTCACGGACCTCCTGGCGGTCCATGACACCCGCAGCCTGCAGTTCCAGAGCCCGGCGGCCCTCGATGCCGGCGATTTCACCAAGCCCATCGACGGGATTGCCCATGGCATCGACAACGCGCCCAAGGTAGCCGTCGCCGACAGGCACGGAGAGCACCTCACCTGTTCCATGCACGGCAGAACCCTCATCGATGCCTTCGGAGTCTCCCAGCACAACAGCGCCAATCTCGCGCTCGTCGAGGTTGAGGGCAATGCCCATGGTGCCGTTCTCAAAGCGCAGCAACTCATTCGACATCGCCGAGGGTAGCCCCTCGACACGCGCAATGCCGTCGCCTGAAGTCACGACAACGCCGACCTCTGTCATGCTGGCAGCGGCCGGCTGATATGACGAGACGAACTCGTCCAGCGCACTGCGGATCTCGTCGGGACTGATGGTGAGTTCAGCCATTGCGTCCTACTTTCGCTTATCGCTTGTTGTCAGTTCAAGAGCCTGCGGGCCTCATCGAGCCGCCCGGCCACAGTTGATTCGAATATGTGCTCTCCGAGAGTGATGCTCATGCCGCCAAGCACTTTTTCATCCACCTCAATCTGCAGGGAAACAGGCCCACCCACCCGGGCCTCAAGGGCCCTGCGGAGCCGTTCCTCGCGGGCTTCATCCAGCGGCCGGGCGACGGTGACCTGGGCTATCCGCTCCCCTGCGAGGGCAGCGGCCAACACCAGGTAACTGGCGAGGGTCAGGGAAACCGTCCGGGCCCGGGCTGCAGCAGCACGCAGGGCCAGGCGTTGCGTGAGCGCAGCCGCCTTGCCCGCCAGCAGTCGGGAAATCAATGCCTTCCGCGCGTCGAGGCTCCTGACCGGGTCACGCAAGGCGTCGGACAGCTCCGGTGAGCTCTCAATAACCTGGGCGAACCGGTATAGCTCCTCCTGGATGCGTTTCAATTCCCCGCGGTCGATGGCGGTACGCAGCAGCCCCCGCAGACCCTGGCGCTCGATGGCATCGACCATGGCCCGGCCGCTTGGCCAGGGAGTGCCCACGACTTCAAGGAGAACCGCAAGCGCGGCAGCCCCCAGCCTGTTGTCAAAAAGCCTCCGGGCCAGCACCTGTCTGTTCCCTGGGCTGGCAGACGGATCTGAGAGTGAGCGCCTCAGTGGGGGCTGACCATCGAGTAGGTCAACCACCGCGAACAGATCGTCGGCAGCAGCCTCATCTATCCGGGTGGCGTCGGCTACCGGATCGAAGGAAAGCAGAGCAGCCTCACGTGATTTCATAGAGTCCTGCCCGTCGCCTCGAATTCGGACAGGAAGCGATCGATGGTGCGATTGGCGCGTTCATCATCTGCGAGCGCCTCACCGACGATCTTACCCGCGAGTGTCGTGGCCAGGCCTCCGATGTCTCCGCGCAGCTCGGCCAGAAGCTGGGCTCGCTCGGCCTCAAGCTGTGCCCTGCCTGCTGCGAGGATGCGATCCGATTCTTTGGTGGCCTGTTCACGTGCTTCCGCCAAGATCTGCGCCCCGGTGTTCTTGGCATCCTCGCGGATCCGGGCTGCCTCCTCACGGGCGGAACTGAGCTGGTCGTTGTACTCGGCCAGGGCTTCCTCCGCCTTGGCCTCAGCCTGCTCAGCACGCCGAATCCCGCCCTCAATACGCTGGTACCGCTCCTCGTACATCTTCTCAAAGGCCGGGACGACGGCCTTCCACATGACGAAAAACACCAGCAGCATCAAGATGATGCCGACGATGATCTCGGAAAGGTGATGGGGCAGAAGAGGTCCGAGATCTATCCCAGACTCAAGCAGCACCCCATTGACGGGGACCATGCTGATCCTCAGCGCAGGACGAAGGCGAGTGCGATGGCGATGATGGCGAGTGCCTCAACCACGGCGAAGCCGATGAAGGCGGTGCTCATCATGGCGCCCCGCGCCTCGGGCTGGCGTGCAGTCCCGTTGATGACTGCGGCGAAGATCCAGGCCACGCCTAGGGCCGGCGCGATGGTGGCGATCGCGTAACCGATCATGTTGAGCGAGCCGTTGATTTCCAAGAGGGTCTGCATGGTTTTCCTTTCGGATGGCTCCTCACCGGGATTGGTGCAGGAGTCGGACTTTTCGGATCAGTGGGCCTCTGAGATGGAGGTCGAGACGTACTGGGCGGTCAGGACCGTGAATATATAGGCCTGCAGTGCGCCGATGAACAATTCCAGGAAGAGGATCGCAAAACTGAAGATCACTGATACTGCGCCTGATATGTTATACACCAGATTATTCTGGAAGGTGAGCAGGAAAGATCCTCCCACAACGAAGACCAGCACCACGAGATGGCCTGCGAACATGTTGGCAAACAAGCGCAATGCCAGAGTCACGGGCCGGGTGACGAAAGTGGCCAGGAACTCCAGCGGGATGATGAGCCACAGCAGGTACCACGGCACACCCTCTGGGATGAGGGCGCGTTTGAGGAAACCAGCACCGAACTTGTGGAACCCTGCGCCAACGTAGACGCACCACGAGAGAATGGCGAGGCCGTAGGGGAACCCGACGTTGCTGAAGGTCGGGAGCATGAAAACGAAGAACTCGCCAAACCAGTTGTTGATCAAGAGGAACGAGAACAGGCCGAGTAGGTAGGGCAGGAAGCGCCGGTAGTCCTGGTGGAGGATGTCACGGGCGATTCCGTTGCGGACGAATTCGTAGATGTATTCGGCGAAAAACTGGCGCCTGGAGGGCTGCACCTTGAGACGACGCGAGGCAAACCACCACAACAGGACCACCAGCAGAGCAGCTATGACAGCCTGCCAGAAAGGCTTGTTCATCCAGGTGGGGGTGCCGGGGATGATGGGAGTGTCGAAAATGAAATCGTTGACACTCGGCGGGGTGTAGCCACCTTCGCCGCCACTCTCCAGCGGAAGAAGCCAGGGATTCACGTTCCGCTCCCGTATCGTTTGATGATCAGGTACGTGCTAGTCACCAAGCCCAGGACCAAGCCCAGTGGCAGCAACCAGGATGTCTTCCAGATTTGATCTCCCAGCCATCCTAAACCTCCGTAGAAGAGCAGGCCTGCCAGGATGTAACTGAGCACGGCCATCCCGTCCTCGGTGCCTCCTCGCTGCGAGGGCTCCTCATCGGGTTTTGGTCTGATGCCCATGTCGAGAGCGAGCCTATCGGAAAAGTCACTGGGCTTCATCATCGCAAACGCTAGTTCCGGCCCTGGTCATGGGCATCATAGATGGGCACTCGCTGCCTCGCGGCCACGACCACGACGCCAGTGGTCCAGGCAAGCACCGTGGCGACAACTGAACCAGCAAGCCAGTCCCTGTCGATTGCCGGGCCAAGTTGTGGATGAGCCATCGCAAGCCAGAACCCAGCCCCGATCCCCACCACCCGGACTGCATAGCTGGCGAGCACCACTCCCAGCCCCTGGACAGGCTCCAGTTCACATGCAACGACCTCAACCGCCTGTCCCACGGAGAAGAAGATGACCACAGCTGCAAACCCCAGGGCGGCCCCGATGAGCGCCTCACGCAAACCCACAGCGATGGCGGTTCCGCACACGGCGAACCCCGCGGCGTGACCCGCTACGAGACCACCCAGCATCATCTGTTTCGCCCGTCGGGTGGCTCCCGTCACCCGACGCTCACCCACGTCCCACCGCCGAGGAGCGCCGCCGCACAGGCACAATCGTGGCCAACAGCAGAAGCAGCACGAAAACGCCCAGAGTCCACCACGTGGCGGGGTGGTTCAGAAGGACAACACAGACCAGTCCACCTGCGATCACACCACCCCAGGCGCACATGATGAAAACAACGCCCCGCTGTGAGTGGCCACGAGCCACTAGTCTGTGATGAAGGTGCTGCTTGTCTGCCTTGAAAGGATGCTGGCCGCGGGCGGTCCGGCGGATCCACGCCAGGGTCAAGTCACTCAGCGGCAGTGCCATGGTCGCGAACGGCAACAGGATCGGCAGCAATGCCGGCAGCACGTCGTCATGATCTCGACTGAGGGCACTCGGGTCCACCTGCCCGGTGAAGGAGATGACGCTCATCGCCATCAGCAACCCCAGCAGCATGGAGCCCGCGTCTCCCATGAACATGTGGGCCGGCTGGAAGTTATGCCCCAGAAACCCCAGGCAGATCCCGAGGGTGGCGACCGTGAGAAGGCTCGCGGTGGTGGCGCGGGCGAGATCCTGTTCGTAGGCGAGTACATACGAGTACGCAAAGAAGGCACCCGCCCCGACCGCTACCAGCCCGGCAGCCAGTCCGTCCAGTCCATCAACGAAGTTGACGGCATTCGCGCAGAGCGCAATGAAGATCACAGTGATCAGGATGCTGCTGGCATCATCGAGGGCAACCACAGCATTCGGTAAGGGGATCCAGTAGATGCGGACCCCGCCGAGCACAGCAGCGCCGGCGGCAAGCACCTGCCCCCCGAATTTCACGATCGGGCTCAGCTCGAACATATCGTCGACCAGCCCGACTACGCAGATCAGGCTGCTGGCCAGAAGCACTGCCATGGCATCGTGGCCGACTGTTGCGAAACGGGACAGAAAAGGCATGTTGATGGCGAGTACCAGGCACACGGCCAGCCCGCCCAGCATCGCAAGCCCCCCGAAATAGGGTTTGGGGCTGGTGTGCACGTCTCGGTCCCGGACCCTCGCCACCGCATTCCAGCGCAATGCCAGCTGACGACACACCGCGGCCAGTAGATAGGTGGCCGCGGCGGCGACGAGCAGCACCAGTAGGTATTCGCGCATCAGTCAGCAGCCTGCAGTCCCGGCACCACCTCGCGGAGCGCATCGATACCGATGGCTCCCTGACGCAGAACACGTCCGTGTTCCTCACCGGTGAAATCAACGATGGTGGAGGCCTCACCACCTGGCGCATCCCCGCCATCCAGATAGACCGCCACCGCATCACCCAGCATGCGCTGGGCCTCTTCGGCAGTGGTTGCTGCTGATTGCCCGGAGAGGTTCGCGGAGCTAACGGCCATGGGGCCCGTGCGGCGCAGCAGAGCGCGGGCCTGGTCGTGACCGGGAACCCGCACCGCCACCGTGCCACGGGTATCCCCCAGCTCCAGGGGTAGGGACCGCTGGGCTGTCACGATGATGGTCAAGGCGCCAGGCCAGAACCGGGCCACCAGTTCCCTGGCGGGCTCCGGCACCGTGGCTGCCAAAGCCCTCAGCATCGAACTCTCCGCGATCAGCACCGGCGGTGGCATGTCACGTCCCCGCTGCTTCGCCGCCAGCAAACCCTTCACCGCCTCAGCATCGAACGCAGCGCACCCGATGCCATAGACAGTATCGGTGGGAAAGACGACACACCTTCCCGCCGCAACAGCCTCCCTCGCGGCCTCCAGGGAGCCGTCAGGATCAGCCTTGAGAGACAACGTCTTCGACCCGGTTTCGCTCACCCGCCAATCCTGCCACGTCTGGCGACAAGGTGCCGGGGCGCCCCGGCCAGGTCCCGTACCGTCCTGAGGCCGGTAAACCCCTCGGAAAACAGTGCCCTCACATCTTGCACCTGGGATTCGTCGTGCTCGACGGCAAGCAGTCCCCCAGGAACTAGGAGCCTGAGCGCCACGGCATGCACCACCCGGACGACGTCAAGCCCGTCCTCTCCACCAAACACAGCCTCCTCAGGATCATGAGTCACCTCGACCGGGAGCTGGCCGCGTCTGGAGCCTGGCACATAGGGCGGATTGGCCACCACCACGTCCACACGGGCATCAAGATCGTGAAAGGCTTCAGCCATGTCCTCCCGTCGGCAGTCGACCTGTAGTCTTTCGAGGTTCTGCAACAACCAGGGCCAGGCCTGGGGAGACCGCTCTACCGCATGCAAGACCAGACCTCCCCGTTCCTGCGCGAGACTACGGGTGATGGCCCCGGATCCCGCACACAGTTCCACAACCTGCCGACCTCCAGGCGGTAGGTCAGCTAGGTAGGTGAGTACCTCATCCACCAGCAGTTCGGTCTCAGGGCGTGGAATGAAAACCCCAGGCCCCACTGATATGACCTCGTAGCGGAACGGAGCCTGGCCGGTGATGTACTGGACCGGTTCCCCGGCAGCCCGCCTTTCCGCCAGCTCCGCTACCAACGCGCATTCTCTCCGCGAGACATCACGCAGAATCAGTTCCGCCGCATCACAGCCCAGGACATGGCACACTAGCCATCGGGCATCCGACGCGGGACTGGCCACGCCCGCGCCAGCAAGCCGCTCAGCAGTTTCCAGGACCAGATCCCAGGCTCTCATCGGTCCGTGCCGGATAGGCGTTCAGCTAGGTCGGCCTCAGCCAGTGCGTCGAGCACGGGTCCCAGCGCCCCAGCCAGCACCACATCAAGATTGTGGGACTTGAAGCCGATCCTGTGATCAGCGAACCGGTTCTCTGGGAAGTTGTAGGTACGGACCCGCTCAGAACGATCCACTGTGCGCACCTGCGACCTGCGGGCGGCAGAAGCCGCCTCAGCCTCCTCTGCTTCACGAATGGCAGCGAGCCTGGCGCGGAGGAGGCGCATGGCCTGTTCACGATTCTGCAACTGAGAACGCTCGTTCTGGCAGCTCACCACCACACCCGTGGGGAGGTGGGTGATCCGCACCGCGGAGTCTGTGGTGTTGACGCCCTGACCACCCGGCCCGGAGGAACGGAAAACATCGATCCGGAGATCAGATTCATTGATCTCCAGTTCCTCTGCCTCGACATCCGGCGAGACCAGCACACCGGCCGCGGAGGTATGGATGCGTCCTTGGGTCTCTGTGACGGGAACGCGCTGTACACGGTGCACGCCACCCTCGAATTTGAGCCGGCCATAGGGGCCGACACCATCGATGCTGCTTCCCTTGACAGCGACGGTAACGGATTTGAATCCCCCCAGATCTGTGACCTGCGAGTCCATCACTTCAAGATGCCAGCCGGCCTGCTCAGCATATCGCTGGTACATGCGCAGCAGGTCGCCGGCAAACAGCGCAGACTCCTCGCCGCCCTCACCGGACTTGATCTCGAGGATCGCATCGGCATCGTCGTTTGGGTCCCTCGGCGCCAGCAACCGGGTGAGCCGGACCGTGATTTGCTCAACACTCGCCCCAAGAGCATCCGCCTCGTCTGCAAAAGACGGGTCTTGGTCCGCGAGCTCGAGGGCAGTCTCATGATCCGCTACCAGTTGCCGGTAGCTGCTCAAAGCCTCGACTATTGGATGCAGAGCCGCATAACGACGGCCGGCCCGGCGCATCAGCACCGGGTCAGCGTGCGTCGCGGGGTCAGCCAGCTGTTCCTCGAGCCGATCATGTTCGGCGATGAGGGGGTCCGCGCTCTCAAACAATTCTGCTGTCTCCTTGGGAACCGCCAATAGTCCCGGCCCCGCCAGCTTAGTTCAGTGAAACCGCGATCTCACTTCTTCTTGTTCTTCGCGTACATGCGTTCGAAGCGGGCGACACGACCACCGGTGTCGAGGATCTTCTGCTTTCCGGTGTAGAAGGGATGGCACTCGGAACACACGTCGGCATTCAGTGTGCCCTTCTTCGAGGTACTGCGAGTGGTGAACGTGTTGCCGCAAGTGCAGTGAACCTGCGTCTCGACGTATTCGGGGTGGATACCCTGCTTCATGGTCTTCTCCTAGGTGTGTTGTTCCCCGGGTCGCCGCGCCGTGGGGCGGGCGTGAACCGGCACAGCGTGCAATTGTGCCAGCGGATGCTGCCGATTCAAAACGGACGCGGCAGCACCGGAGCGGGACGGCCTCAGCCCTCCTGGGCCGGGGTGGTCTTCAGGACACTCAGCAGGAATTCGTGGTTGTTCTGTGTCTTGCGCATCCTAGCCAGCAGTGTCTCCAGGGCCGCTTGGTCGTCGAGACCTGATAGGGCGCGGCGCAGTTTCCAGA
The sequence above is drawn from the Arachnia rubra genome and encodes:
- the prmC gene encoding peptide chain release factor N(5)-glutamine methyltransferase — protein: MRAWDLVLETAERLAGAGVASPASDARWLVCHVLGCDAAELILRDVSRRECALVAELAERRAAGEPVQYITGQAPFRYEVISVGPGVFIPRPETELLVDEVLTYLADLPPGGRQVVELCAGSGAITRSLAQERGGLVLHAVERSPQAWPWLLQNLERLQVDCRREDMAEAFHDLDARVDVVVANPPYVPGSRRGQLPVEVTHDPEEAVFGGEDGLDVVRVVHAVALRLLVPGGLLAVEHDESQVQDVRALFSEGFTGLRTVRDLAGAPRHLVARRGRIGG
- a CDS encoding L-threonylcarbamoyladenylate synthase — its product is MSETGSKTLSLKADPDGSLEAAREAVAAGRCVVFPTDTVYGIGCAAFDAEAVKGLLAAKQRGRDMPPPVLIAESSMLRALAATVPEPARELVARFWPGALTIIVTAQRSLPLELGDTRGTVAVRVPGHDQARALLRRTGPMAVSSANLSGQSAATTAEEAQRMLGDAVAVYLDGGDAPGGEASTIVDFTGEEHGRVLRQGAIGIDALREVVPGLQAAD
- the atpB gene encoding F0F1 ATP synthase subunit A, with translation MNPWLLPLESGGEGGYTPPSVNDFIFDTPIIPGTPTWMNKPFWQAVIAALLVVLLWWFASRRLKVQPSRRQFFAEYIYEFVRNGIARDILHQDYRRFLPYLLGLFSFLLINNWFGEFFVFMLPTFSNVGFPYGLAILSWCVYVGAGFHKFGAGFLKRALIPEGVPWYLLWLIIPLEFLATFVTRPVTLALRLFANMFAGHLVVLVFVVGGSFLLTFQNNLVYNISGAVSVIFSFAILFLELFIGALQAYIFTVLTAQYVSTSISEAH
- a CDS encoding MraY family glycosyltransferase produces the protein MREYLLVLLVAAAATYLLAAVCRQLALRWNAVARVRDRDVHTSPKPYFGGLAMLGGLAVCLVLAINMPFLSRFATVGHDAMAVLLASSLICVVGLVDDMFELSPIVKFGGQVLAAGAAVLGGVRIYWIPLPNAVVALDDASSILITVIFIALCANAVNFVDGLDGLAAGLVAVGAGAFFAYSYVLAYEQDLARATTASLLTVATLGICLGFLGHNFQPAHMFMGDAGSMLLGLLMAMSVISFTGQVDPSALSRDHDDVLPALLPILLPFATMALPLSDLTLAWIRRTARGQHPFKADKQHLHHRLVARGHSQRGVVFIMCAWGGVIAGGLVCVVLLNHPATWWTLGVFVLLLLLATIVPVRRRSSAVGRG
- a CDS encoding F0F1 ATP synthase subunit delta, with translation MKSREAALLSFDPVADATRIDEAAADDLFAVVDLLDGQPPLRRSLSDPSASPGNRQVLARRLFDNRLGAAALAVLLEVVGTPWPSGRAMVDAIERQGLRGLLRTAIDRGELKRIQEELYRFAQVIESSPELSDALRDPVRSLDARKALISRLLAGKAAALTQRLALRAAAARARTVSLTLASYLVLAAALAGERIAQVTVARPLDEAREERLRRALEARVGGPVSLQIEVDEKVLGGMSITLGEHIFESTVAGRLDEARRLLN
- the atpA gene encoding F0F1 ATP synthase subunit alpha; the protein is MAELTISPDEIRSALDEFVSSYQPAAASMTEVGVVVTSGDGIARVEGLPSAMSNELLRFENGTMGIALNLDEREIGAVVLGDSEGIDEGSAVHGTGEVLSVPVGDGYLGRVVDAMGNPVDGLGEIAGIEGRRALELQAAGVMDRQEVREPLQTGIKAIDAMTPIGRGQRQLIIGDRKTGKTAIAIDTIINQKANWETGDSTQQVRCIYVAIGQKGSTVAEVRSTLEKAGALEYTTIVHAPASDPAGYKYIAPYSGSAIGQHWMYQGKHVLIIFDDLTKQAEAYRAMSLLLRRPPGREAYPGDVFYLHSRLLERCAKLSDRLGGGSMTGLPIIETKANDVSAYIPTNVISITDGQIFLQSDLFNANQRPAIDVGISVSRVGGAAQIKAMKSVAGSLKINLAQYRDMQAFAMFASDLDAASRQQLDRGARLVELLRQGQYAPYRVEDQVISVWAGVQGHFDDVPVDDVLRFEQEFLEHLRHNTQVLQTIAETRLFGDDLKEATEKSLAEFKQLFRTSEGNLLPGSEEHAPMPDDAITQETIVRKKRG
- the atpE gene encoding ATP synthase F0 subunit C, whose translation is MQTLLEINGSLNMIGYAIATIAPALGVAWIFAAVINGTARQPEARGAMMSTAFIGFAVVEALAIIAIALAFVLR
- the prfA gene encoding peptide chain release factor 1 encodes the protein MFESADPLIAEHDRLEEQLADPATHADPVLMRRAGRRYAALHPIVEALSSYRQLVADHETALELADQDPSFADEADALGASVEQITVRLTRLLAPRDPNDDADAILEIKSGEGGEESALFAGDLLRMYQRYAEQAGWHLEVMDSQVTDLGGFKSVTVAVKGSSIDGVGPYGRLKFEGGVHRVQRVPVTETQGRIHTSAAGVLVSPDVEAEELEINESDLRIDVFRSSGPGGQGVNTTDSAVRITHLPTGVVVSCQNERSQLQNREQAMRLLRARLAAIREAEEAEAASAARRSQVRTVDRSERVRTYNFPENRFADHRIGFKSHNLDVVLAGALGPVLDALAEADLAERLSGTDR
- a CDS encoding F0F1 ATP synthase subunit B; translation: MVPVNGVLLESGIDLGPLLPHHLSEIIVGIILMLLVFFVMWKAVVPAFEKMYEERYQRIEGGIRRAEQAEAKAEEALAEYNDQLSSAREEAARIREDAKNTGAQILAEAREQATKESDRILAAGRAQLEAERAQLLAELRGDIGGLATTLAGKIVGEALADDERANRTIDRFLSEFEATGRTL
- the rpmE gene encoding 50S ribosomal protein L31, with the protein product MKQGIHPEYVETQVHCTCGNTFTTRSTSKKGTLNADVCSECHPFYTGKQKILDTGGRVARFERMYAKNKKK